Part of the Halalkalibacter krulwichiae genome is shown below.
CTCTTAATTATTTGATTGTAAGAGGAGAACGTTTAGGGATAGTTGGACCAAACGGGAGTGGGAAATCAACTTTGCTAAATATGTTAGCTGCAAGAGTTGAGCCTGATCATGGTGAAATTGCGATTGGAGAAACGGTTAAGATTGGTTATTATACTCAAGAGGACGAAGAGATCGATGGGAACCTTCGTATGATTGACTATATAAAAAAAGTGGCTGAAATTGTTTACACTGTAGATGGTACAGTCATAACAGCCGAGCAGATGCTCGAGCGCTTTCTATTTCCAAGATCCATGCAATATACTTACATTCGTCGCTTGTCAGGCGGAGAACGGCGCCGGTTATATTTGCTCAAAATTCTAATGTCAGAACCGAATGTATTATTTTTAGATGAGCCAACAAATGATTTAGATACGGAAACTCTATCAGTACTAGAAGATTATTTAGAACAATTTCCAGGTGTTGTTATAACCGTCTCCCATGATCGGTACTTTTTAGACCGTGTAGTCGACCATCTTCTTGTTTTTGAAAGTAATGGAGTTGTTTCAAGGTTTCAAGGCCATTATTCGGATTTTTTGGCTCATATTGCAGCTCAAAAAGAGAATCAATTATTAAAAGAGAAAGTTGAAACGAAGACGGTTAAAAAGGAACCAAGGAAAAAACTCTCTTATAAAGATCAACTTGAGTGGGACCAAATCGAAGATAAGATTATGAAACTTGAGGAGAACATTGAAAAGCTTGAACAAGCGATAATAGAAGCAGGGAGCGATTACGGCAAAATTGCTGATATTATGAAAGAAAAAGCTGAAAAGGAAATGGAACTTGAACAAGCGATGGATAGATGGACAGAATTGTCGGTATTGGTAGAAGAAATTGAAAAGAATTCTTAAATATAAATAGTTATAACAAGGAAGCGGAACTCTAAATCAAGAGTACGCTTCTCTTTTTTTTGACAAGTATTGGTTATGGTTGTCTTTGGTTGAAATTGATTGAAAGTGAACGTTATTGAGTGTATACTAACCTTGTAACAGAGAAGAGGTGTGGCGCAATGTTAACGATAGAGCGACAGAAACAAATTCTAGATCTGTTAAAGATTCAAACGACGATAAAAATTCACGAACTAGTTAAGAAAACAGGTGCTTCTGAATCAACGATACGTCGTGATTTAACTGAACTTGAACAAGCTAAGAAATTAAAGCGAATTCATGGCGGTGCTACTTTATTAAAGAGAATATTAGATGAACCTACTATAGCTGAAAAAACGGTCAAAAACAGTCAGGAGAAAGTGAGAATTGCCGAAAAAGCAGCATCAATAATTGAAGAGGGAGATTGTATCTTTTTAGATGCTGGGACAACAACTGTAGAAATGATCCCCTTTTTGATGGATAAGGATATTACTGTTGTAACAAACGGAATAACCAATATAAGCTTATTAGCTGACTTAAATATAGAAACACATGTTATTGGAGGGTATGTGAAAACAGGCACAAGAGCTTCTGTTGGACGTAATGCGATTCGTTTGATAGAGACCTTCCGTTTTGACAAAGCGTTTCTAGGTGTGAACGGAATTAGTGAATTTGACGGCTGTACAACGCCTGATCCTGAAGAAGCATTTATAAAAGAATATGCAAAGAAATGTTCTAGGCAAAGCTATGTATTGGTCGATCATTCTAAGTTTGGCGAAGTATCATTCTCTAAATTCGCTGATATAAAGGAAATAACAATTATTACTTCTGATATTAACGAAGAACTAGTTAACAACTATAGAAAATTGACGAACATAGAGGTGGCTTCCTTATGATATATACAGTTACATTAAACCCCGCTCTTGACTACTTTGTTGAACTCGAGCAAGTGAACTTAGGAGCAGTCAATCGAGCAATGACAGATCATAAAGCTCCTGGAGGCAAGGGAATTAATGTTTCAAAAGTGTTAAAGAGATTAGGGCATCAAAGTGAAGCATTTGGATTTATCGGTGGCTTTACTGGAAAGTATTTAAGAGAAGTTATTGAGCAAGATGGAATTGCAACGAAGTTTATTGAAGTAACAGGTGATACAAGAATTAATGTCAAAATTAAGGGACAAGAAGAATCTGAGATCAATGGTGTATCACCGAGAATTAAGCCTGAGCATTTAGAGCAGTTACGTAATCAAATGAGTGAGTTGAAGAAGGGAGATATTCTTGTTTTAGCGGGGAGTGTGCCGGCTACGATTCCATTTGATATTTATGAAGCTTTATGCAGAGAGGCGCTTGAAAGAGAAGTAGAGGTATTTATAGATTCAAGTGGGGAACCACTGAGTCATGTTCTTCAGGCACGTCCAACTTTTATTAAACCGAATCACCATGAACTAGGGGAATTATTCTCTACTAATATTGCAAACCCAGAAGAGGCAGTTCCTTATATTGAGAAGTTAATTGGACAAGGAATTAAGTATGTTCTTGTTTCTTTTGCTGGAGACGGGGCTCTTCTTGGTACAAAAGACCAGCTATTATTTGCTAATACTCCAAAAGGAAAAGTGAAAAATTCAGTTGGTGCCGGCGATTCGGTTGTGGCTGGTTTTATCGCAGCAAAAAATGAAAAGATGGCTTTAGCTGATGCTTTTAGATTTGCCGTAGCAACTGGGAGTGCAACCGCTTTTTCCACTACATTTGCGGAACGAGCGATTGTTGAGGAACTTATGAAGGAAATTGACATCAAAGATTGGAGAAAGGGTGAGTAATTTGAGGATTTCTGATCTGTTAAAAAAAGAAACAATTGTCTTAAATATGAAAGCGACAAATAAAGAAGCAGCAATTGATGAACTTGTAACAAGTCTTGATCAAGCCGAGCGTTTAAATAATGCTGAAGATTTTAAAAAAGCAATTTGGACGAGGGAAGAACAGAGCACAACAGGTTTAGGTGAGGGAATTGCAATTCCGCACGCTAAAAGTGATGCTGTTCAAACACCAGCAATTGCTTTTGGTCGTTCAGTAAATGGATTGGACTATGAGGCACTTGATGGGCAGCCTACGCATCTCTTTTTCATGATTGCTGCTTCTGCCGGAGCAAATGAAGCGCATCTTGCAACTTTATCGAGATTGTCTACATTCTTAATGGATGAGGCGTTTCGTAGAAAGTTACTTGATGCGGCAACAGAAAGTGATGTATTAGCTGCTATAGATAAGAAAGAATTAGAGCAATTGCAAGCAGAGGAGGCAGAACAAGATAAGTCTTCTGATGCAGACGAATATACATTGCTAGCTGTAACTGGGTGTCCAACAGGTATTGCTCATACGTATATGGCTGCCGATGCGTTAAAAGGTGAAGCGAAAAAGCAAGGTGTCTCCATTAAAGTTCAAACAAATGGTTCTAGTGGGGTCAAGAATAAATTAACAAGCGAAGACATTAAACAAGCAAAAGCGATTATTGTTGCTGCTGATACTAAAGTTGATATGGCGCCATTTGCGGGCAAGAAAGTCATCCAAGTTCCCGTAAAGGATGGAGTAAGAAAGCCAAAAGAGCTAATCGATCGAGCTCTTTCAGGAGATGCTCCGATTTATCAAGCGAATAGTGAGACAGAAAGTGAGTCAGAAGAACAAGGGAAAGCCGGCTTTGGTGCTGGGTTTTATAAGCACTTAATGAATGGTGTTTCAAATATGCTTCCATTTGTTATTGGTGGCGGTATCCTAATTGCTTTATCTTTCTTGATTGATATTGACTTGAACAATCAGTTTGCACAAATGTTAATGGATATCGGCGGTGGTTCTGCATTTGCACTAATGATTCCGGTTCTTTCAGCATTCATTGCAATGAGTATTGCAGACCGTCCTGGTTTTGCCGCAGGTATGGTAGGTGGTTTAATTGCTGTTAATGGAGAAGCTGGTTTCTTAGGGGGACTAATCGCAGGTTTCCTAGCTGGTTATATTGCACTTCTTGTTAAGAAGTTAACAGCAGGCCTGCCACAATCATTAGCTGGCATCACAACGATTCTCTTTTATCCAGTATTAAATATTTTCTTCACGGGAATGATTATGCTTCTTTTAGTTACTCCGCTAAGCGCTGTAAATCGCGGTTTAGAAGGATGGCTTGGTGGAATGGGAACTACTAACATGATGTTATTAGGTATCATTCTTGGTGGAATGATGGCCATTGATATGGGAGGTCCAATTAACAAAGCTGCCTTCACATTTGGCATTGCGATGATCGATGCTGGCAATTTCGGTCCTCATGCTGCTGTTATGGCTGGAGGGATGGTTCCACCTCTTGGTATCGCTTTGGCAACGACATTTTTTAAACGGAAATTTACAAAGCAAGAGCAAGAGGCAGGAAAAACAAATTATTTATTAGGTGCTTCATTTATAACAGAAGGTGCCATTCCATTTGCAGCTGCTGACCCTGGTCGTGTCATCCCATCTGCGGTTGTAGGAGCAGCCGTTGCTGGAGGATTAACAGCGTTGTTTGGGATTGGGCTACCAGCTCCACACGGTGGAATCTTTGTTATCGGCCTCGTTTCGGGCAGTTGGTTCATGTATGCACTCGCGATTATCGCTGGAGCAATTGTCACTGCGTTAATGCTAGGTATTTGGAAAAAGAAAACAGTCTAGTTTATTTATAAAGCAGGAAAGAATTCATCATTCTTTCCTGCTTTTTCAATTTGGGGAACAGTGGTAGAATTTAGTTAACTGATTTATAGTATGAGAATAAAAGGAGGGTTTATTATGATTAACCCTAAACTAAAGGAAATGGAAGATACATGGTTTTTGGATGTGACAATGGATGAGCTTCAAGTAAAAATGAATGCAGGGGAGATTACTTCCAAGGAGTTAGTCCTCCTTTTTTAAATAGAATTTCACAGTATGATCATTCTGGACCACGTATCAACTCTATTATTGAAGTTAATCCTGATGCACTTCATATTGCGGATGCGTTAGACTATGAACGTGCGAACGTGGGCGTACGGGGACCACTTCATGGGATTCCTATTTTACTAAAAGATAATATTGATACAGCAGACAAACTCCATACAAGTGCAGGTTCACTTGCACTTAAAGACTCATACTCACAAAGGGACGCCCATCTTGTTTCCAGATTGCGGGAAGCTGGTGCAGTCATTTTGGGAAAAACAAACATGTCAGAGTGGGCCTATTTTATGACAATGGAAAATATGCCAAGTGGCTATAGCTCACGTGGAGGGCAGGTGAAAAATCCTTATGGTCCCTTTGATGTAGGAGGGTCCAGTTCAGGTTCAGGTGCAGCGATTGCCGCGCAGTTTGCGACTGCTGCCATTGGCACGGAGACTTCGGGTTCCATATTAAATCCTTCTAGTCAGAATAGTCTAGTTGGGATTAAGCCTACTGTAGGACTTATTAGCCGAGATGGGATTATTCCGATTTCACATACGCAGGACACGGCCGGACCAATGACACGGACTGTAAGGGAAGCTGTTCATGTATTAGCTACTATAATGGGGAATGATGAAAAAGACCCCGCAACACGAAAGAATCCACTTACAAAAGAGGAATTATATGCTGCGCTAGAACAGCCTACTTTAAAAGGGGTTAGAGTTGGAATAGCAAGAGAAGGTTTTGTCGATCAACTTCCAGAATTGAAAAGAGTTGTTATAAATGAGGCAATTGAACAATTGATGGAAGCTGGTGCTGAAGTGATTGATGAAATCGTCATTCCTTCAGCAAAAGAAAAATGGTCATTTAATGTGCTTCTTTATGAATTCAAAGTGAATATCAATGCGTATTTGTCTAAAACAAATGTAGAGTTGCGTACTCTTACTGATGTAATACGTTTTAATCAGGAAGATCCAGAGAGGCGATTAAAATATGGCCAATCATTGCTGACTAAATCAGATCAAACTAGCGGTACTCTTACTGAAAAGGAGTATTTAGAAGCTTTGCAGTTTGACCAGTATCATGCAACCGTAAACGGGATTGACGCTGCGATTGAACAAAATCAGTTAGATGTTATCGTATTCCCTAATAACCTCGGAGCCTCTATCGCAGCAAAGCCTGGATATCCATCTATCACAGTTCCAGCTGGGTATACTGCTGAAGGAGAGCCGGTTGGAATTACATTTACGAGTACGGCCTTTACGGAGGCTCAGTTAATTTCGATTGCTGCTGCATTTGAAGGTATAGGAAAAAGAAGAAAGAACCCGAAACTGTCTTAGTTATGTTATACTAAAATTAATAGTTAAATCCACTAGGGGTGTCATTTGACTGAGAGAGGTGAATCCTCAACTCTAAATACCTGATCTAGTTCATACTAGCGTAGGGAAGTGGCTCGGTAATCGATTGTTTATATTGAATTACGAACCTCTTTTTGTGGATCAATACATGAAAGGAGGTTTTTTGTGATGAATCGTGACCGTCTAATAACGATGATTGAAATAGCCGTTATGACAGGAGTAGCTCTTGTATTAAGTAACGTGAAATTTGGTGCATTATGGGGCAATGGGAGGCTCGATCTCTTTAATAATGGTACCAATTTTCATTATTACATTTAGACGTGGCTGGAAAAGTGGTGTTTTAACAGGTTTACTTGTAGGATTATTAAATCTTATGATAGGAGGCTATGTTGTCCATCCTGTTCAGCTGGTATTAGATTATCCGTTAGCTTACTTAGTTTTAGGATTTGCAAGTATCTTTATTGTCAAAGCTGCTTTATCTATTAAAACGATTGTAATAGGTCTGGTTTTTGCGACGGCATTGCGCTTTATTAGTCACTTTGCTTCTGGAGTGATTTGGTTTGGTGAATACGCTCCAGAGGGAATGAACGTCAGCTTATACTCTGCTTTTTATAATCTTTCTTATCTAGTGCCAGAGATGCTGCTGACTCTTGCAGTTATCATATTGCTACTGAAAAAGTATCCGCAATTTTTCCTTACTGTCAGATAATTGTCGAGGTTGTCCAAAAAGGTTTAAATCTGACCTGTTGGACAACCTTTTTCCATTTAAAAAAAGCAAGCAAAAAGGTGATATAATAAAAGAAAAACAGGGTTGGTGAGAAGGGTGGAAATGCATCCAGTAATTAAGAAATTACAATGGAAAACGCTATATACACCTATTTTGGTAATAGGAGCACCAAAAGAATTTGAAGAGGTAATGAATCAGTTTGGTGTTGAAGTACATACAGAAGCAAGAACTGAAAAATATGGATTTATTCTTGTATTCGGAATATCGAATAAGGAGCTGCAAGAGAAGGCTTTAGCTGTTGTAAATCTTCTTAATGAAGATGGGTTGCTTTGGCTTTGTTATCCAAAGAAATCATCAAAAACATATAAAGGATCTGATTGTAGTAGAGATACAGTAGGAGCAATGTTAGCTGAACGAGATTTTGAACCGGTCCGTCAAATTGCTATTGATGAGGATTGGTCAGCTTTACGTTATAGGCATATCAGCCAAATAAAATCAATGAAAAGGACATTTGCTGTTACAGCAGAGGGAAAAGAGCGCACAATGAAGGAGGAGAACTAATGAGAATTGCGAGTTATCAAATGGATATCGTACCTGGTCAACCGGTTGAAAACCGTAAACTTGTGGCGGAGTGGGCTAAAGAAATCTGTAGAAATGGTAAAGTAGATGTTCTAGTATTACCTGAGATGTGGACTACTGCCTACACATTACCGACATTAGAAGAGACGGTTAAAGAGGATAAAGAACAAACAGAAGTGTTCATTGCTGAATTAGCTAAAGAACATCAAGTGAATATAGTTGCTGGTTCTTATGCCGCCTTTGATGTTGATGGTATTTATAATCGTTCACTCATTGTAAACAGAGCTGGAGAACGAATTCATACATATGACAAGATGCATCTAGTTCCAATGTTAGACGAACCTACTTATCTAAAGGGCGGCAAGCATGGGGGTAAGATGTTTGAGTTAGACGGTAAGAAGATGGGCATCATTATTTGTTATGATTTGCGTTTTCCTGAATTAGTCCGGTCCTTAGCGTTACAAGGGGCAGAAATGATTTTTGTTGTCGCGGAGTGGCCTGAAGCTCGTGCGATGCATTGGGAAATCCTCCAACAAGCTAGGGCCATAGAAAACCAGGTCTATATAGTTAGTTGTAATCGTGTCGGTACATATGATGGAGTGGAATTTGCAGGGCGTTCGATGGTTATTAGCCCGTGGGGAGACACAATTTATAAGGCATCGGCATCGAAGGAAGAAACGATAAACGTTCAAGTAGAATTGAATGATGTTAAGAAAATACGGGAGCAGGTTCCAGTTTTTAAAAGTCGAGTTCCAGAACTTTATGATCGTCATTAATGGAAGTATAAAGAAAAAGGAGCGTCGTAAAAGGTCTGTTTTTGACTTTTTACGACGCTCCTTACATTGTACTTATTTTCTTTTTCCAAAAGGTTAATTAAACTTTTTGGAGCTTATCGATAAATTTTAGCGAACGGCCTGTCCCAATTGCAACAGCTTCGAGAGGATTAGGAGCGATATGAACAGGAACAGATATTTCAGTTGAAAGCCATTCTTGCATACCGTTTAACAGAGCTCCACCACCGGTAAGGGTAACCCCTTGGTCGACAATATCGCCACTTAATTCAGGAGGACAATCCTCCAGTGTTGCTCGGATCGATTCTAGCAGCTGGAACATTCCTTCTTTAAGTGCTTCTTGAACTTCAATTGAATTTAGCATAACGGTTTTCGGTAAGCCGTGAACGAGGTCTCGTCCTCTTACTTCCATTTCTAATCGTTCATGTTCAATCGGAGCATAGCCAATTTCCATTTTAATTCGCTCAGCTGTACGTTCACCTATTATGATGTTATACGTTTTACGAACATGTTGAATAATGCTTTCATCAAATTTGTCGCCACCAATTCGAATCGAATGACATGTAACGACTCCACCAAATGATATAATCGCTACTTCTGTTGTTCCTCCGCCAATATCAACTACAACATTGGCTATTGGTTCTTCAACGGTAAGGTCAGCTCCAATCGCAGCTGCTAACGGTTCTTCGATAATATGAGCTTGCTTTGCACCACAGCCTCGGACAGCATCTAAAATAGCTCTACGCTCTACTGATGTTGAGCCAGAAGGGGCACAAACGACGACACTTGGTTTCCTAACGGATAAGTTAAGTGTTTTACTAGCCTTTTTCATAATGGCTTTTAACATGTGACTCGTCATATTGAAATCGGCAATAACCCCATCTTTTAGCGGACGAACTGTTACGATATTTGCAGGTGTTTTTCCTACCATATTTTTAGCCTCTAGACCAACAGCTAATACTTCATTTGTATCAAGGTTAATGGCAACGACTGAAGGTTCGTTCAAAATCATGCCTTTGTCTCTACTGTAAACAAGTGTATTTGCAGTTCCTAAATCTATTCCAATTTCTGCATTTTTCCACATTAATATTCACCAACTTTTTTTGTGTAGTAGTCTACGCAAGTATTGATTTTACAGGATAGAAAGAGGGAAGCATAGAGACGGTTTACTCATCTTATATGTAAGAATATGAGAGGAATGTGGGACTAATAACGAATTTTGACGAGATTTTAATTTTGATGAGACTTTAGTATGAGTTATGTCGAAATACGTCTTATTTTATTTGGAATGTTTGAAGGAGAAGAACTTCCATTTTCAAAGGCTCTAGATTGAAAAATATAGCAAAAGACTCAAACATTTTAAGGTATGTTTGAGTCTTTTTGACTTACTTATTTTTGTTTAATAGAGATAACATCTTCTTCACCTAAAGAGACATCTTGCTGTTTATTAATCTGAATAAATTCACCTTCTGCAAGATTTGTAAACACGATAGGTGTAATCGTTGAAGTAGCATTTTCTCTGATGAACTCAAGGTCAAAACGTAACAATTCTTGTCCTTGTGTGATGAGATCATCTTGCTTTACAAGTGTTTCAAAACCTTCACCTTTTAAGTTGACCGTATCTAGACCAACGTGAATCAAAATTTCTTTTCCTTCGTCAGATAAAATACCGATTGCATGTTTAGTTGGGAATAGGTTAACTATTTTCCCTGAAACAGGCGACTTTACAACACCTTCAGAAGGATCGATAGCAAAACCATCACCCATCATTTTTCCTGAAAATACTTGGTCAGGTACTTCTGTAATAGGTAGTACTTTCCCTTGTAAAGGTGAGGTGAAATGGATGTCACCAGCAACTGCTTCTGTTGCCTGAGCGGGTTCTTCAACTGGTGTTGGTGTTCGTCCATTAATAATGTCTTCAATTTGTGTT
Proteins encoded:
- a CDS encoding DeoR/GlpR family DNA-binding transcription regulator, which codes for MLTIERQKQILDLLKIQTTIKIHELVKKTGASESTIRRDLTELEQAKKLKRIHGGATLLKRILDEPTIAEKTVKNSQEKVRIAEKAASIIEEGDCIFLDAGTTTVEMIPFLMDKDITVVTNGITNISLLADLNIETHVIGGYVKTGTRASVGRNAIRLIETFRFDKAFLGVNGISEFDGCTTPDPEEAFIKEYAKKCSRQSYVLVDHSKFGEVSFSKFADIKEITIITSDINEELVNNYRKLTNIEVASL
- the pfkB gene encoding 1-phosphofructokinase codes for the protein MIYTVTLNPALDYFVELEQVNLGAVNRAMTDHKAPGGKGINVSKVLKRLGHQSEAFGFIGGFTGKYLREVIEQDGIATKFIEVTGDTRINVKIKGQEESEINGVSPRIKPEHLEQLRNQMSELKKGDILVLAGSVPATIPFDIYEALCREALEREVEVFIDSSGEPLSHVLQARPTFIKPNHHELGELFSTNIANPEEAVPYIEKLIGQGIKYVLVSFAGDGALLGTKDQLLFANTPKGKVKNSVGAGDSVVAGFIAAKNEKMALADAFRFAVATGSATAFSTTFAERAIVEELMKEIDIKDWRKGE
- a CDS encoding PTS fructose transporter subunit IIABC, producing the protein MRISDLLKKETIVLNMKATNKEAAIDELVTSLDQAERLNNAEDFKKAIWTREEQSTTGLGEGIAIPHAKSDAVQTPAIAFGRSVNGLDYEALDGQPTHLFFMIAASAGANEAHLATLSRLSTFLMDEAFRRKLLDAATESDVLAAIDKKELEQLQAEEAEQDKSSDADEYTLLAVTGCPTGIAHTYMAADALKGEAKKQGVSIKVQTNGSSGVKNKLTSEDIKQAKAIIVAADTKVDMAPFAGKKVIQVPVKDGVRKPKELIDRALSGDAPIYQANSETESESEEQGKAGFGAGFYKHLMNGVSNMLPFVIGGGILIALSFLIDIDLNNQFAQMLMDIGGGSAFALMIPVLSAFIAMSIADRPGFAAGMVGGLIAVNGEAGFLGGLIAGFLAGYIALLVKKLTAGLPQSLAGITTILFYPVLNIFFTGMIMLLLVTPLSAVNRGLEGWLGGMGTTNMMLLGIILGGMMAIDMGGPINKAAFTFGIAMIDAGNFGPHAAVMAGGMVPPLGIALATTFFKRKFTKQEQEAGKTNYLLGASFITEGAIPFAAADPGRVIPSAVVGAAVAGGLTALFGIGLPAPHGGIFVIGLVSGSWFMYALAIIAGAIVTALMLGIWKKKTV
- a CDS encoding amidase family protein, yielding MEVNPDALHIADALDYERANVGVRGPLHGIPILLKDNIDTADKLHTSAGSLALKDSYSQRDAHLVSRLREAGAVILGKTNMSEWAYFMTMENMPSGYSSRGGQVKNPYGPFDVGGSSSGSGAAIAAQFATAAIGTETSGSILNPSSQNSLVGIKPTVGLISRDGIIPISHTQDTAGPMTRTVREAVHVLATIMGNDEKDPATRKNPLTKEELYAALEQPTLKGVRVGIAREGFVDQLPELKRVVINEAIEQLMEAGAEVIDEIVIPSAKEKWSFNVLLYEFKVNINAYLSKTNVELRTLTDVIRFNQEDPERRLKYGQSLLTKSDQTSGTLTEKEYLEALQFDQYHATVNGIDAAIEQNQLDVIVFPNNLGASIAAKPGYPSITVPAGYTAEGEPVGITFTSTAFTEAQLISIAAAFEGIGKRRKNPKLS
- the thiT gene encoding energy-coupled thiamine transporter ThiT produces the protein MVPIFIITFRRGWKSGVLTGLLVGLLNLMIGGYVVHPVQLVLDYPLAYLVLGFASIFIVKAALSIKTIVIGLVFATALRFISHFASGVIWFGEYAPEGMNVSLYSAFYNLSYLVPEMLLTLAVIILLLKKYPQFFLTVR
- a CDS encoding carbon-nitrogen family hydrolase, with product MRIASYQMDIVPGQPVENRKLVAEWAKEICRNGKVDVLVLPEMWTTAYTLPTLEETVKEDKEQTEVFIAELAKEHQVNIVAGSYAAFDVDGIYNRSLIVNRAGERIHTYDKMHLVPMLDEPTYLKGGKHGGKMFELDGKKMGIIICYDLRFPELVRSLALQGAEMIFVVAEWPEARAMHWEILQQARAIENQVYIVSCNRVGTYDGVEFAGRSMVISPWGDTIYKASASKEETINVQVELNDVKKIREQVPVFKSRVPELYDRH
- the mreBH gene encoding rod-share determining protein MreBH — translated: MWKNAEIGIDLGTANTLVYSRDKGMILNEPSVVAINLDTNEVLAVGLEAKNMVGKTPANIVTVRPLKDGVIADFNMTSHMLKAIMKKASKTLNLSVRKPSVVVCAPSGSTSVERRAILDAVRGCGAKQAHIIEEPLAAAIGADLTVEEPIANVVVDIGGGTTEVAIISFGGVVTCHSIRIGGDKFDESIIQHVRKTYNIIIGERTAERIKMEIGYAPIEHERLEMEVRGRDLVHGLPKTVMLNSIEVQEALKEGMFQLLESIRATLEDCPPELSGDIVDQGVTLTGGGALLNGMQEWLSTEISVPVHIAPNPLEAVAIGTGRSLKFIDKLQKV